One genomic window of Streptomyces sp. NBC_01276 includes the following:
- a CDS encoding SpoIIE family protein phosphatase: protein MASDVPPRRRRLVITARAAASFDPQGRSVAAARAFVRDTLQGWGFADIVDDAVVLTSELVTNAVVHAGTRAEVLCLRSGDGVRVEVADRYPERELPLQPPDRRPYADPDRESGRGLMLCAALATRWGVEYTTTHKHVWFRLDLPDRPVGTRSAGPVVPDQMLPLADSRVRVAVIQIDSADAVSAWNEDAEHIFGHPAEKALGRPLAELAAWPQTPGTGTGVAEALRLSRWEGSYGIRGADGRVIPVYASHLRVRDAHGEPSIVCLLVHDDERALLQTPARVPASDSGQLTEPRPADPFELFIGSPAPDDLEGLLQRTVERARDMLDADAAFLLLATDDETELEVRATTGLPSTRQRFARVPVEAGASRYGSARMPAVHDDLAAVPGAVPLLESTGMRSVVTVPLKVEGRLTGSLGVAAENPGRYTNEEALRLQFAADRLALAVESARLGELERLRRGSLSFLVEASDLLAGTLDRDQTLALMAQMTVPTLATWCAVYTIADQTSDPFLAYVLHEDEERIDGLKALLSRVSPPDPVREAGARPWAEAALAVGGETVVLPLLARNRVIGLLTLGKPSEEHFRQEILELADDLSRRAALALDNARLYSERTAISRSLQRSLLPPGSPAIPGMEVEVIYRAAGEGNEVGGDFYDVFPIRDGVYGFAIGDVCGTGPEAAAVTGLARHALRLLAREGLGGPAVLERLNAAILDEGARSRFLTLLYGELHPRPDGGALMKVVCAGHPLPLRLRPDGEVTPAAEPQPLLGVIEDLDLYEQTLTLDPGDVLLCVTDGVTERREGARMLGDDGLADVLTTCTGLTAGAVASRILRAVERFAAEPASDDMAILAFRVPHQREGD, encoded by the coding sequence AGGGGCGCTCGGTCGCCGCCGCCCGCGCGTTCGTCCGCGACACGCTCCAGGGCTGGGGCTTCGCGGACATCGTCGACGACGCCGTGGTGCTGACCAGCGAGCTCGTCACCAACGCCGTGGTCCACGCCGGCACCCGGGCCGAGGTCCTGTGCCTGCGTTCCGGGGACGGCGTACGCGTCGAGGTCGCCGACCGCTATCCGGAGCGTGAGCTCCCGCTCCAGCCCCCCGACCGGCGCCCGTACGCCGATCCCGACCGCGAGAGCGGCCGCGGCCTGATGCTCTGCGCCGCCCTCGCCACCCGCTGGGGCGTCGAATACACCACCACCCACAAACACGTGTGGTTCCGCCTCGACCTCCCGGACCGGCCGGTCGGTACCCGCTCCGCGGGCCCCGTCGTCCCCGACCAGATGCTGCCCCTGGCCGACAGCCGGGTCCGCGTGGCCGTGATCCAGATCGACTCCGCCGACGCCGTGTCCGCCTGGAACGAGGACGCAGAGCACATCTTCGGCCACCCCGCCGAGAAGGCCCTGGGCCGCCCGCTCGCCGAGCTCGCCGCCTGGCCCCAGACCCCCGGCACCGGCACCGGCGTCGCCGAGGCCCTGCGCCTGTCCCGCTGGGAGGGCAGCTACGGCATCCGCGGCGCCGACGGCCGCGTCATCCCCGTCTACGCCTCCCACCTGCGCGTCCGCGACGCCCACGGCGAACCCTCCATCGTCTGCCTCCTCGTCCACGACGACGAGCGCGCCCTGCTCCAGACCCCCGCCCGGGTACCCGCCTCCGACAGCGGCCAGCTCACCGAGCCGCGCCCCGCGGACCCCTTCGAGCTGTTCATCGGCTCCCCCGCCCCCGACGATCTGGAGGGCCTGCTCCAGCGCACCGTCGAACGGGCCCGCGACATGCTCGACGCCGACGCCGCCTTCCTCCTCCTGGCCACCGACGACGAGACGGAACTGGAAGTCCGCGCCACCACCGGACTGCCCTCCACCCGCCAGCGCTTCGCCCGCGTCCCCGTCGAGGCCGGCGCCAGCCGCTACGGCTCGGCCCGGATGCCCGCCGTCCACGACGACCTCGCCGCCGTGCCCGGAGCCGTCCCGCTCCTGGAGTCCACCGGCATGCGCTCCGTGGTCACCGTCCCCCTCAAGGTCGAAGGGCGGCTCACCGGCTCCCTCGGCGTGGCCGCCGAGAACCCCGGCCGCTACACGAACGAAGAGGCCCTGCGCCTCCAGTTCGCCGCCGACCGCCTCGCCCTCGCCGTCGAGTCCGCCCGGCTCGGCGAGCTGGAACGGCTGCGCCGGGGCTCCCTCTCCTTCCTCGTCGAGGCCTCCGACCTGCTCGCCGGCACCCTCGACCGGGATCAGACCCTGGCCCTGATGGCCCAGATGACCGTCCCCACCCTGGCCACCTGGTGCGCCGTCTACACCATCGCCGACCAGACCTCCGACCCCTTCCTCGCCTACGTACTGCACGAGGACGAGGAACGCATCGACGGCCTCAAGGCCCTGCTCTCCCGGGTCAGCCCGCCCGACCCGGTCCGCGAGGCCGGCGCCCGGCCCTGGGCGGAGGCCGCCCTCGCGGTCGGCGGCGAGACGGTGGTGCTGCCCCTCCTCGCCCGCAACCGCGTCATCGGCCTGCTCACCCTCGGCAAGCCCAGCGAGGAGCACTTCCGCCAGGAGATCCTCGAACTCGCCGACGACCTCTCGCGCCGCGCCGCCCTGGCCCTCGACAACGCCCGCCTCTACTCCGAGCGCACCGCCATCAGCCGCTCCCTCCAGCGCAGCCTCCTGCCGCCCGGCTCCCCCGCGATCCCCGGCATGGAGGTCGAGGTCATCTACCGCGCCGCCGGCGAGGGCAACGAGGTGGGCGGCGACTTCTACGACGTCTTCCCGATCCGCGACGGCGTGTACGGCTTCGCCATCGGCGACGTCTGCGGGACGGGCCCCGAGGCCGCCGCCGTCACCGGCCTGGCCCGCCACGCCCTGCGCCTGCTCGCCCGCGAGGGCCTGGGCGGCCCGGCGGTCCTGGAACGCCTCAACGCGGCCATCCTGGACGAGGGCGCGCGCAGCCGCTTCCTCACCCTCCTCTACGGGGAACTGCACCCGCGGCCCGACGGCGGAGCCCTGATGAAGGTCGTCTGCGCGGGCCACCCGCTCCCGCTGCGCCTGCGCCCGGACGGCGAGGTCACCCCGGCCGCCGAACCGCAGCCGCTCCTCGGTGTCATCGAGGACCTCGACCTCTACGAACAGACCCTGACCCTCGACCCGGGCGACGTCCTGCTCTGCGTCACCGACGGGGTGACGGAGCGCCGCGAGGGCGCCCGCATGCTCGGCGACGACGGCCTGGCCGACGTCCTCACCACCTGCACCGGCCTCACCGCCGGCGCGGTGGCCTCCCGCATCCTGCGGGCGGTGGAGCGCTTCGCTGCGGAACCGGCGTCGGACGACATGGCCATCCTGGCCTTCCGGGTCCCCCACCAGCGCGAGGGCGACTGA
- a CDS encoding isochorismatase family protein: MTTALILVDLMPRIVALPLAPHTGTEVEERCRRLGEAFRAKGLPVAVVRVERPGVAEQPPGSGFVDGLRQPGDMEIVKRTVGAFHGTGLDEWLRERGVDTVVVAGLVTSMGVESTARAASDHGYDVEFVEDAMSGFAVDEHAFAVDRIFPRFGVVRTTADYV, encoded by the coding sequence ATGACGACCGCCCTGATCCTCGTCGACCTGATGCCGCGCATCGTCGCGCTTCCGTTGGCACCCCACACCGGGACGGAGGTCGAGGAGCGCTGCCGGCGACTGGGTGAGGCGTTCCGGGCCAAGGGGCTGCCGGTGGCCGTGGTGCGGGTGGAGCGGCCGGGCGTCGCGGAGCAGCCTCCGGGGAGCGGGTTCGTGGACGGGCTCCGCCAGCCGGGGGACATGGAGATCGTCAAGCGCACCGTGGGGGCTTTCCACGGGACCGGCCTGGACGAGTGGCTACGGGAGCGGGGCGTGGACACGGTCGTCGTCGCCGGGCTCGTCACCTCCATGGGGGTGGAGTCCACGGCCCGGGCCGCCTCCGACCACGGCTACGACGTCGAGTTCGTCGAGGACGCCATGTCCGGGTTCGCGGTGGACGAGCACGCGTTCGCGGTGGACCGGATCTTCCCCCGGTTCGGGGTCGTCCGGACCACCGCCGACTACGTCTGA